In Eleutherodactylus coqui strain aEleCoq1 chromosome 4, aEleCoq1.hap1, whole genome shotgun sequence, the following are encoded in one genomic region:
- the TAF13 gene encoding transcription initiation factor TFIID subunit 13 isoform X2 has protein sequence MAEEDEDQTFEEESEDVAGGAEGGPGRRKRLFSKELRCMMYGFGDDQNPYTESVDILEDLVIEFITEMTHKAMSIGRQGRVQVEDIVFLIRKDPRKFARVKDLLTMNEELKRARKAFDEANYGS, from the exons ATGGCGGAGGAGGACGAGGATCAGACG tTTGAGGAGGAGAGCGAAGATGTGGCGGGCGGCGCTGAGGGCGGTCCTGGCCGCAGGAAACGACTGTTCTCTAAAGAGC TCCGCTGCATGATGTACGGCTTTGGGGACGATCAGAACCCGTATACCGAGTCGGTGGACATCCTGGAGGACCTGGTGATCGAATTCATTACGGAGATG ACTCACAAAGCCATGTCTATCGGGCGCCAGGGGCGGGTCCAGGTGGAGGACATCGTCTTCCTAATACGGAAGGACCCACGCAAGTTTGCGAGAGTGAAGGATCTGCTGACCATGAATGAGGAGCTGAAGAGGGCCAGGAAAGCCTTTGATGAAGCCAACTACGGCTCCTAG
- the TAF13 gene encoding transcription initiation factor TFIID subunit 13 isoform X1 translates to MAEEDEDQTVRTGDEPRLGFEEESEDVAGGAEGGPGRRKRLFSKELRCMMYGFGDDQNPYTESVDILEDLVIEFITEMTHKAMSIGRQGRVQVEDIVFLIRKDPRKFARVKDLLTMNEELKRARKAFDEANYGS, encoded by the exons ATGGCGGAGGAGGACGAGGATCAGACGGTAAGGACTGGAGACGAACCTAGGCTCGGT tTTGAGGAGGAGAGCGAAGATGTGGCGGGCGGCGCTGAGGGCGGTCCTGGCCGCAGGAAACGACTGTTCTCTAAAGAGC TCCGCTGCATGATGTACGGCTTTGGGGACGATCAGAACCCGTATACCGAGTCGGTGGACATCCTGGAGGACCTGGTGATCGAATTCATTACGGAGATG ACTCACAAAGCCATGTCTATCGGGCGCCAGGGGCGGGTCCAGGTGGAGGACATCGTCTTCCTAATACGGAAGGACCCACGCAAGTTTGCGAGAGTGAAGGATCTGCTGACCATGAATGAGGAGCTGAAGAGGGCCAGGAAAGCCTTTGATGAAGCCAACTACGGCTCCTAG